DNA sequence from the Candidatus Binatia bacterium genome:
TGTTTCCGTGATTCCGATCAGTCCTTTTCGTTGCTATACGCGCTCGAATCGGCGAATGGAGAACTGGCCATGCCGCGCGCGCTGCGACAGTTGGCAGAGAACCTGTGGGTCGCCGAACGGCCACAGACGTTCTACGGACTGCCTGTGGGTACGCGTATGACCGTGATGCGGCTGCACGGCGAGCGCTTGCTGCTGCACTCGCCGGTGGCGCTCGACGCCGAGCTGCGCCGTCAGCTCGATGCGCTGGGCCGGGTCTCCTACGCGGTGGCGCCCAACCGCGTCCATCACCTGTACGCCGGCAGGGTCGCCGAGCACTATCCCGGTGCGCGTCTGTGGGTGGCGCCCGGGCTCGACCGCAAGCGTCCCGACCTCGTCTTCGAGGGGGTGCTCGGCGACGTCGCGCCCGAGGAGTGGCATGACGAGATCGAGCAGGTGTTCTTCCGAGGCCGACCGTACGAAAACGAGGTGACGTTCTTCCACCGCGCCAGCCGCACGCTCATCCTGTGTGACCTGGCTTTCAACTTCGGCCCCCGTGCCGCTTTCACCACACGCCTGCTGATGAAGCTCCTGCGCAGCTACGGGCACCTCGGTCCGTCGAAGCTCGACCCGTTGCTGATACGGGATCGCGCCGCCGCGCGCGCAAGCCTGCAACGCATTCTCGCCTGGGACTTCGATCGCATCGTTGTCGCGCACGGCGAGGTTCTGGAAGGCGGCGGCCACGCAACCCTGCGACAGGGGTATGAGTGGCTATTGTCCGAACCGTGACCGGACCGGCGATTTCCCCGCAACCTTTCCGCTTCTCGGTGCTGTTGGGGGACTACGCCGCGTTGCGCAGGAAAGCGATGGCACGACGCATGCCGTCCTCGACCCCAAGGCGCGGTGTCCAGCCGAGTTCACGACGAATCTTCGCCGTCGACAGGTGAAACTGCTGCCCGAAGGCCTTGACGTCGGCGGTGGTCAACGGCGGCGCCCCGCGCAGGTGAGCGAGCCGCCACACCAGCTCGCCCGCCACGGCGACGGCGTACGCCGCGGCGTAGGGGACGTGCCGCCGGGGTGGCCGGACGCCGATCGCGGCGGCGATCTTTGCGCACACCTCCTCCAGCGTCGGCCCGTCGCTGTCGTCGTGCACGATGTATGCCCGATCTCGCGCCGCGGGGTGCGTACCGGCGAGCACGCAGGCGTCGACCATGTTGTCGATGTAGACCCAAGGTAACTTCGCGCCGCGAAACCAGAAGAACATCGCGCCCCGGCGAATGGCATCGGCCAGCGACGGAAAGAACGCGCGGTCGCCCGGTCCGTAGATCCAGCCCGGGTAGACGATCGTGAGCGGGAGGCCGCTTTCGCTCGCAAACGATCGCAACCATCGTTCGGCGGCGATCTTGGTGTCCGCGTACGGTTCGCCCCACTCGCGCAAAGGGCTCGACTCGTCAAGCGGGCGCTGACCGTCCGGAAGTCCGAAGACGTCGCTGGTGCTGACGAGCACGAAACGGGCGACGGCGGCTTCGCGGGCCAGCCTGGCCACCACCTGAGTGCCGCCGACGTTGACGGTGTAGAAGCGCTCCCAGGGTGCCCACGCATGCACCAGAGCGGCGGCGTGAAACACGCGCGTCGCTCCGGGGAACGCCGCCGCAATCGATGTCGGGTCGGTAACGCTGCCGGGGAAGACTGCGAGTTGCGAATGCGTGGTGCCGAGCGCCTCGAGGGTGCGGCGCTGCGGGTCGTCGGGCAGTACGATGGCGCGCACGGCGTCCCCGTCGGCGAGCAGGCGCCGCACCAGGGCGAAGCCAAGGAACCCGGCCGCTCCGGTGACCACGGACGTCGCTCGCGCAGGCGCTGGCGTAGCGGTTGGCACCCGTGGCCTCTCGGCGGTCGGTTGCGCCGGCGATCAGTTAAGCACGGTGAGGAAGACGCGCAGCAGTTCGTGGCGGGCGTGTTCGGGCACGTCCTCGTCGGATAGCCGGGTCAGGTCGCTGCGGTACCAGTTGCAATCGCGCACGTAGTAGTGGCTGAAACCCCGGTCGAAGGAGATCGTTGCGCTCAGGGCATAGTCGCCGATGCGGGTGGCGACGACGCTGTTGTCGTCGGCGAGGAAGAAGCGACGGTCGTGCATGGCACGGAAAACGTTGACTCGCAGCCCGGCGTACCGGCGCAGACACGACCACCGGGGCTCGACCGAGGGGCGACTCATTGCGTACGACTCTTGCGTGGGACTGTCACGCAGCTAGCTCCACCCAGATCCGTATGCTACCCGGAATCCATTCGCGAAGGCAAGATACAAGGACGACAGGTATGAGCGATTTTG
Encoded proteins:
- a CDS encoding NAD-dependent epimerase/dehydratase family protein, which produces MVTGAAGFLGFALVRRLLADGDAVRAIVLPDDPQRRTLEALGTTHSQLAVFPGSVTDPTSIAAAFPGATRVFHAAALVHAWAPWERFYTVNVGGTQVVARLAREAAVARFVLVSTSDVFGLPDGQRPLDESSPLREWGEPYADTKIAAERWLRSFASESGLPLTIVYPGWIYGPGDRAFFPSLADAIRRGAMFFWFRGAKLPWVYIDNMVDACVLAGTHPAARDRAYIVHDDSDGPTLEEVCAKIAAAIGVRPPRRHVPYAAAYAVAVAGELVWRLAHLRGAPPLTTADVKAFGQQFHLSTAKIRRELGWTPRLGVEDGMRRAIAFLRNAA
- a CDS encoding DUF4336 domain-containing protein, with the translated sequence MPRALRQLAENLWVAERPQTFYGLPVGTRMTVMRLHGERLLLHSPVALDAELRRQLDALGRVSYAVAPNRVHHLYAGRVAEHYPGARLWVAPGLDRKRPDLVFEGVLGDVAPEEWHDEIEQVFFRGRPYENEVTFFHRASRTLILCDLAFNFGPRAAFTTRLLMKLLRSYGHLGPSKLDPLLIRDRAAARASLQRILAWDFDRIVVAHGEVLEGGGHATLRQGYEWLLSEP